From one Burkholderia pyrrocinia genomic stretch:
- a CDS encoding slipin family protein → MIGYTFGFSSVLIVFVVVLVASSIRIFREYERGVVFMLGRFWKVKGPGLVLIIPIVQQVVRIDLRTVVFDVPPQDVITRDNVSVKVNAVVYFRVVDPEKAVIQVARFFDATSQLSQTTLRSVLGKHELDALLAEREQLNADIQKTLDAQTDAWGIKVSTVEIKHVDLNETMVRAIARQAEAERERRAKVIHAEGELQASEKLLQAAQKLAQEPQAMQLRYLQTLTTIAADKNSTIVFPLPVDFLGAMLERLGMPRER, encoded by the coding sequence ATGATCGGCTACACATTCGGCTTCAGCAGCGTCCTGATCGTCTTCGTCGTGGTGCTGGTCGCGTCGTCGATCCGCATCTTTCGCGAGTACGAGCGCGGCGTGGTGTTCATGCTCGGCCGCTTCTGGAAAGTGAAAGGGCCGGGGCTCGTGCTGATCATCCCGATCGTTCAGCAGGTCGTGCGGATCGACCTGCGCACCGTCGTGTTCGACGTGCCGCCGCAGGACGTGATCACGCGCGACAACGTGTCGGTGAAGGTGAATGCGGTCGTGTATTTCCGCGTCGTCGATCCGGAGAAGGCCGTGATCCAGGTCGCGCGCTTCTTCGACGCGACGAGCCAGCTCTCGCAGACGACGCTGCGCTCGGTGCTCGGCAAGCACGAGCTCGATGCGCTGCTCGCCGAGCGCGAACAGTTGAACGCCGACATCCAGAAGACGCTCGACGCGCAAACCGATGCGTGGGGGATCAAGGTGTCGACGGTCGAGATCAAGCACGTCGACCTGAACGAGACGATGGTGCGCGCGATCGCGCGGCAGGCCGAGGCCGAGCGCGAACGGCGCGCGAAGGTGATCCATGCGGAAGGCGAACTGCAGGCGTCCGAGAAGCTGCTGCAGGCCGCGCAAAAGCTCGCGCAGGAGCCGCAGGCGATGCAGTTGCGCTATCTGCAGACGCTGACGACGATCGCGGCGGACAAGAACTCGACGATCGTGTTTCCGCTGCCGGTCGATTTTCTGGGGGCGATGCTGGAGCGGCTGGGCATGCCGCGCGAGCGCTGA
- a CDS encoding haloacid dehalogenase-like hydrolase, with amino-acid sequence MQRRKFMNTLAAATAATSLMLKAGTADAKSATAPDALDPGRWSPFNAARLQAVLDRHGVASARYDEKRRPYAVFDWDNTCIMNDCEEALLMYQINHLQYKLTPDEFVDVMWKDVPKGAFMKDYTTVDGKPVTMEDLAADVESDYRWLYANYKGFGGDKSLDEIRETDQFKDFRAKLYFMYDAICDTHPLEIGYKWIIYFYRNMTTAELQAMAEASNNYGIGDALRKVRYESPKTLPGKAGVVADTHFHGIRIHEEIRAVMHTLRANGIDVYVSTASLDDVVRVFAGNPNYGYGVPPGNVIGLRLDMRDGKYTSTYPAGWHFNWGPGKTVGIRNVLESKKGYGPLLVFGDSDGDAWMLRDFKDTAAGVIVNRMKKGEIGADSKLAAEQVGKPDARFLLQGRDEHTGLMIPDEKSIKYGKTERKLLA; translated from the coding sequence ATGCAACGCCGCAAGTTCATGAACACCCTTGCCGCGGCGACCGCCGCGACGTCGCTGATGCTCAAGGCCGGCACGGCCGACGCGAAGAGCGCAACCGCGCCGGATGCGCTGGACCCGGGCCGCTGGTCGCCGTTCAACGCCGCGCGCCTGCAGGCGGTGCTCGACCGGCATGGCGTCGCGAGCGCGCGCTACGACGAAAAGCGTCGCCCGTACGCGGTGTTCGACTGGGACAACACGTGCATCATGAACGACTGCGAAGAGGCGCTGCTGATGTACCAGATCAACCATCTGCAGTACAAGCTGACGCCGGACGAATTCGTCGACGTGATGTGGAAGGACGTGCCGAAGGGCGCCTTCATGAAGGACTACACGACGGTGGACGGCAAGCCGGTGACGATGGAGGACCTCGCCGCCGACGTCGAATCCGACTATCGCTGGCTCTACGCGAACTACAAGGGATTCGGCGGCGACAAGAGCCTCGACGAGATCCGCGAGACCGATCAGTTCAAGGATTTCCGCGCGAAGCTGTATTTCATGTACGACGCGATCTGCGACACGCACCCGCTCGAGATCGGCTACAAGTGGATCATCTACTTCTACAGGAACATGACGACCGCCGAGCTGCAGGCGATGGCGGAAGCGTCGAACAACTACGGCATCGGCGACGCGCTGCGCAAGGTCCGCTACGAAAGCCCGAAGACGCTGCCGGGCAAGGCCGGCGTGGTGGCCGACACGCATTTCCACGGCATCCGCATTCATGAGGAAATCCGCGCGGTGATGCACACGCTGCGCGCGAACGGCATCGACGTGTACGTGAGCACCGCGTCGCTCGACGATGTCGTGCGCGTGTTCGCCGGCAATCCGAACTATGGCTACGGCGTGCCGCCCGGGAACGTGATCGGCCTGCGTCTCGACATGCGGGACGGCAAGTACACGAGCACCTATCCGGCCGGCTGGCATTTCAACTGGGGGCCCGGCAAGACGGTGGGCATCCGCAACGTCCTCGAATCGAAGAAGGGCTACGGCCCGCTGCTGGTGTTCGGCGACAGCGACGGCGACGCGTGGATGCTGCGCGACTTCAAGGACACCGCGGCCGGCGTGATCGTCAACCGGATGAAGAAGGGCGAGATCGGCGCGGACAGCAAGCTCGCCGCCGAGCAGGTCGGCAAGCCGGACGCGCGCTTCCTGCTGCAGGGCCGCGACGAGCACACGGGCCTGATGATCCCGGACGAGAAGTCGATCAAGTACGGCAAGACCGAGCGCAAGCTGCTGGCTTGA
- a CDS encoding AraC family transcriptional regulator — protein MKQEDKGTVAISLVAYSVALATRRGVAAEPLLAQAGIAPALLGQPRARVSAQQYGALWNAIARALDDEFFGQDRHPMRSGSFIAMSQAALSARDGLHAMARAVKFMHCVLDDLHAELDANPQRVRLRFVHRNNGATPAMFTYATYFIIVYGLTCWLIGRRIPLLHASFRCDTPPADHEYPSMFCDDMRFNEPDSYVDFDPEFATLPVVQNAKTLKTFLRNAPASFIVKYRNPNALAQRVRAVLRGMPPASWPGAGGMAARLHVAEATLRRKLHQEGHAYQSIKDTLRRDLAFEALADPARTIADVAAATGFAEPSAFYRAFRKWSGRSPADYRDEVLARGGGAG, from the coding sequence ATGAAGCAGGAAGACAAGGGAACCGTCGCGATCAGCCTCGTCGCGTACAGCGTCGCGCTCGCGACCCGGCGCGGCGTCGCGGCCGAGCCGCTGCTCGCGCAGGCCGGTATCGCGCCCGCGCTGCTCGGGCAGCCGCGCGCACGCGTGTCCGCGCAGCAATACGGTGCGCTGTGGAACGCGATCGCACGCGCGCTCGACGACGAGTTTTTCGGGCAGGATCGCCACCCGATGCGCAGCGGCAGCTTCATCGCGATGAGCCAGGCCGCGCTGTCCGCGCGCGACGGGCTGCACGCGATGGCGCGCGCGGTGAAATTCATGCACTGCGTGCTCGACGACCTGCACGCGGAGCTCGACGCGAACCCGCAGCGCGTGCGGCTGCGTTTCGTGCACCGCAACAACGGCGCGACGCCTGCGATGTTCACGTACGCGACCTATTTCATCATCGTCTACGGGCTCACCTGCTGGCTGATCGGGCGGCGCATCCCGCTGCTGCATGCGAGCTTCCGCTGCGACACGCCGCCCGCGGACCACGAATACCCGTCGATGTTCTGCGACGACATGCGTTTCAACGAGCCCGATTCGTATGTCGATTTCGATCCCGAATTCGCGACGCTGCCGGTCGTGCAGAACGCGAAGACGCTGAAGACGTTCCTGCGCAACGCGCCGGCGAGCTTCATCGTCAAGTACCGCAACCCGAATGCGCTTGCGCAGCGGGTGCGCGCGGTGCTGCGCGGGATGCCGCCCGCCTCGTGGCCGGGCGCGGGCGGGATGGCCGCGCGGCTGCACGTGGCCGAGGCCACGCTGCGCCGCAAGCTGCACCAGGAAGGCCACGCGTACCAGTCGATCAAGGACACGCTGCGGCGCGATCTCGCGTTCGAGGCGCTGGCCGACCCCGCGCGCACGATCGCCGACGTCGCGGCCGCGACCGGCTTCGCGGAACCGAGCGCGTTCTACCGCGCGTTTCGCAAATGGAGCGGGCGCAGTCCGGCCGACTATCGCGACGAAGTGCTCGCGCGGGGCGGCGGCGCGGGCTGA
- a CDS encoding metal-dependent hydrolase, whose translation MTATADYHKIKARHVKFDFSDTPITWVPNDPGSTHIINTLNLLFPEGELWFCRVYNKALPLIADARLRDEAEGFLRQEAVHSRSHGGVLKHYYDRHGIDTKPFTQKLNRLFTRVLGEQPLGLKIGHTRFWLRQQLAVIASLEHFFGYLGNWVLNAHGLDEGKADPTMVDLLRWHGAEEVEHRTVAFDIYRHLGGTYPERCVHMAFVILLLLYYITTGAKFMYRRDPDAGRYPGFVLAWWQGSRRGHLPSFWKVIGAALRYFKPSYTPHHEGSTEQALEYLARSPAAQAAAHGGNWGTTKGA comes from the coding sequence ATGACCGCTACCGCCGACTACCACAAGATCAAGGCCCGGCACGTGAAGTTCGACTTCAGCGACACGCCGATCACTTGGGTGCCGAACGATCCGGGCAGCACCCACATCATCAACACGCTGAACCTGCTGTTCCCGGAAGGCGAGCTGTGGTTCTGCCGCGTGTACAACAAGGCGCTGCCGCTGATCGCCGATGCGCGCCTGCGCGACGAGGCCGAAGGCTTCCTGCGGCAGGAAGCCGTGCATTCGCGTTCGCACGGCGGCGTGCTCAAGCACTACTACGACCGGCACGGGATCGACACGAAGCCGTTCACGCAGAAGCTCAACCGGCTGTTCACGCGCGTGCTCGGCGAACAGCCGCTCGGGCTGAAGATCGGCCATACGCGCTTCTGGCTGCGGCAGCAGCTCGCGGTGATCGCATCGCTCGAGCACTTCTTCGGCTATCTCGGCAACTGGGTGCTCAACGCGCACGGGCTCGACGAAGGCAAGGCCGACCCGACGATGGTCGACCTACTGCGCTGGCACGGCGCCGAGGAAGTCGAGCACCGCACCGTCGCGTTCGACATCTACCGGCACCTGGGCGGCACCTATCCGGAACGCTGCGTGCACATGGCGTTCGTGATCCTGCTGCTGCTCTACTACATCACGACCGGCGCGAAGTTCATGTACCGGCGCGACCCGGACGCCGGCCGCTACCCGGGCTTCGTGCTCGCGTGGTGGCAGGGTTCGCGGCGCGGGCACCTGCCGTCGTTCTGGAAGGTGATCGGCGCTGCGCTGCGCTATTTCAAGCCAAGCTACACGCCGCACCACGAAGGCTCGACCGAACAGGCGCTCGAATACCTCGCGCGCTCGCCGGCCGCGCAGGCGGCCGCGCACGGCGGCAACTGGGGCACGACGAAGGGCGCGTAA
- a CDS encoding DUF2917 domain-containing protein, producing MDQASQLFDRPDRRRAGTIALPTVVIRFAVAPRTTMTWRAPQDAEIRAHGAALWITRPPSVDDYWVQPGDVLRIARGERIWLGTDADRAAEATITTAYVRRGERFKRTLAQVQRLLVGVWRRSG from the coding sequence ATGGACCAGGCAAGCCAGCTGTTTGACCGTCCCGATCGGCGCCGCGCCGGCACGATCGCGTTACCGACTGTCGTGATCCGTTTCGCGGTCGCGCCGCGCACGACGATGACCTGGCGCGCGCCGCAAGACGCGGAGATCCGCGCGCACGGCGCGGCGCTGTGGATTACGCGCCCGCCGAGCGTCGACGATTACTGGGTGCAGCCCGGCGACGTGCTGCGCATCGCACGCGGCGAGCGCATCTGGCTCGGCACCGATGCCGACCGAGCGGCCGAAGCAACGATCACGACCGCCTACGTGCGGCGCGGCGAGCGCTTCAAGCGCACGCTCGCGCAAGTGCAACGTTTGCTCGTCGGGGTATGGAGAAGGAGTGGATGA
- a CDS encoding SDR family oxidoreductase gives MQPLSDEAPLALFESAHGETAVASGDLTLAVKTWGDPARSPVVLVHGYPDDSSVWQHVAPLLARKHYVIAYDVRGAGLSGVPKRTADYHLAKLTDDFVAVIDALCPGRAVHLIAHDWGSIQGWEFVTDPRLSGRIASYTSCSGPCLDHVGFWLRERVLHPAPASLAKLGGQLVRSWYVYLFHLPFIPELGWRLWLGRTWPRLLRRLEKTPAAPRATQADDGARGVRLYRANFIRCLFAPRERYAHAPVQTIVPLGDKYVSPALSENLSRWVPQYYRREVAAGHWLPLADPARFADLAGQLIDAVEAGTEPPALANARRRATSGRFSGKVAVVTGAGSGIGRCAALAFAREGATVVACDIDVASAERTALLIGLTGAQAHAKRVDVGSADEMEALAAWVGSELGGADVVINNAGIGMAGGILDTSTRHWERILHVNLWGVIHGSRLFAQQMAARGTGGHIVNTASAAAFGPSRDLPAYATTKAAVLMLSECMRAELAEQGIGVTAVCPGFAETGIMASTQYAGANAQDEARLRKRATKLYQMRGLTPETVAKAMVDGVLRNRPVVAVGGEAHAMRFVGRFMPWLGRMIARVSMASH, from the coding sequence ATGCAGCCTCTTTCCGACGAAGCGCCGCTGGCCCTGTTCGAATCGGCTCATGGCGAGACGGCGGTCGCCTCCGGCGACCTGACGCTCGCGGTCAAGACCTGGGGCGACCCGGCCCGTTCGCCGGTCGTGCTCGTGCACGGCTATCCCGACGACAGCAGCGTCTGGCAGCACGTCGCGCCGCTGCTCGCGCGCAAGCACTACGTGATCGCGTACGACGTGCGCGGCGCGGGCCTGTCCGGCGTGCCGAAGCGCACGGCCGACTATCACCTCGCGAAGCTGACCGACGATTTCGTCGCGGTGATCGACGCGCTCTGCCCCGGCCGCGCCGTGCACCTGATCGCGCACGACTGGGGCTCGATCCAGGGCTGGGAATTCGTCACCGATCCGCGCCTTTCCGGCCGCATCGCGTCGTACACGTCATGCTCGGGGCCGTGCCTCGACCACGTCGGCTTCTGGCTGCGCGAACGCGTGCTGCACCCCGCGCCCGCGTCGCTGGCCAAGCTCGGCGGCCAGCTCGTGCGGTCGTGGTACGTGTACCTGTTCCACCTGCCGTTCATCCCCGAGCTCGGCTGGCGGCTGTGGCTCGGCCGCACATGGCCGCGCCTGCTGCGCCGGCTCGAAAAGACGCCCGCCGCGCCGCGCGCGACGCAGGCCGACGACGGCGCGCGCGGCGTGCGCCTCTATCGCGCAAACTTCATCCGCTGCCTGTTCGCGCCGCGCGAACGCTACGCGCATGCGCCCGTGCAGACGATCGTGCCGCTCGGCGACAAGTACGTGAGCCCCGCGCTGTCCGAGAACCTGTCGCGCTGGGTGCCGCAGTACTACCGGCGCGAGGTCGCGGCCGGCCACTGGCTGCCGCTCGCCGATCCCGCGCGCTTCGCGGATCTCGCCGGGCAATTGATCGACGCAGTCGAAGCGGGCACCGAACCGCCCGCGCTCGCGAACGCGCGCCGCCGCGCAACCAGCGGGCGCTTCAGCGGCAAGGTCGCGGTCGTCACCGGCGCGGGCAGCGGCATCGGCCGCTGCGCGGCCCTCGCGTTCGCACGCGAAGGCGCGACGGTCGTCGCGTGCGACATCGACGTCGCGAGCGCCGAGCGCACCGCGCTGCTGATCGGGTTGACCGGTGCGCAGGCGCATGCGAAACGCGTCGACGTCGGGTCCGCCGACGAAATGGAAGCGCTCGCCGCATGGGTCGGCAGCGAACTCGGCGGCGCGGACGTCGTGATCAACAACGCCGGCATCGGCATGGCCGGCGGCATCCTCGACACGAGCACGCGGCACTGGGAGCGCATCCTGCACGTGAACCTGTGGGGCGTGATCCACGGCTCGCGACTGTTCGCGCAGCAGATGGCCGCGCGCGGCACCGGCGGCCACATCGTCAACACCGCGTCGGCCGCCGCGTTCGGGCCGTCGCGCGACCTGCCCGCGTATGCGACGACGAAGGCCGCCGTGCTGATGCTCAGCGAATGCATGCGCGCGGAACTCGCGGAGCAAGGCATCGGCGTGACGGCCGTGTGCCCCGGCTTCGCGGAAACCGGAATCATGGCGTCGACGCAATACGCGGGCGCCAACGCGCAGGACGAAGCGCGGCTGCGCAAGCGCGCGACGAAGCTGTACCAGATGCGCGGCCTGACACCCGAAACCGTCGCGAAGGCGATGGTCGACGGCGTGCTGCGCAACCGCCCCGTCGTCGCGGTCGGCGGCGAAGCGCACGCGATGCGCTTCGTCGGCCGCTTCATGCCGTGGCTCGGCCGGATGATCGCCCGCGTCAGCATGGCATCGCATTGA
- a CDS encoding NCS2 family permease — protein MESIKRYFGFAEAGTDFRTEILAGVTTFLTMAYIIFVNPAILGDAGMPKESVFVATCLVAALASIIMGLYANYPIACAPGMGLNAYFAYTVVKGMGFTWQAALGAVFISGCLFLLVTLFRVREAIVNGIPKSLRISITAGIGLFLGIISLKTSGVIVGSPATLVTLGDLHKHDTILAIVGFFTIVTLDHLRVRGAILIGIIGVTILSFFFGDNQFHGVFSAPPSIDATLFKLDIGAALSTGIINVILVFFLVELFDATGTLMGVANRAGLLVEGKMNRLNKALLADSTAIVAGSVLGTSSTTAYIESASGVQAGGRTGMTAITVAVLFLACLFIAPLAGVVPGYATAPALLYVSCLMLREMVDVPWDDATEAVPAALTALLMPFTYSIANGVAFGFIAYGGLKLLTGQARTVKPIVWIIAAVFLFRYFYLGSE, from the coding sequence ATGGAATCCATCAAGCGGTATTTCGGCTTCGCTGAAGCCGGCACCGACTTCCGCACCGAAATACTCGCGGGCGTCACCACGTTCCTGACGATGGCCTACATCATCTTCGTCAACCCCGCGATCCTCGGCGACGCCGGCATGCCGAAGGAATCCGTGTTCGTCGCGACCTGCCTCGTCGCGGCGCTGGCGTCGATCATCATGGGGCTGTACGCGAACTACCCGATCGCGTGCGCGCCCGGCATGGGCCTGAACGCGTATTTCGCATACACCGTCGTCAAGGGGATGGGCTTCACGTGGCAGGCCGCGCTCGGCGCGGTATTCATCTCCGGCTGCCTGTTCCTGCTCGTCACGCTGTTCCGCGTGCGCGAGGCGATCGTCAACGGCATTCCGAAATCGCTGCGGATCTCGATCACGGCCGGCATCGGCCTGTTCCTCGGCATCATCTCGCTGAAGACGTCGGGCGTGATCGTCGGCAGCCCGGCCACGCTCGTCACGCTCGGCGACCTCCACAAGCACGACACGATCCTCGCGATCGTCGGCTTCTTCACGATCGTCACGCTCGACCACCTGCGCGTGCGCGGCGCGATCCTGATCGGCATCATCGGCGTCACGATCCTGTCGTTCTTCTTCGGCGACAACCAGTTCCACGGCGTGTTCTCCGCGCCGCCGTCGATCGACGCGACGCTGTTCAAGCTCGACATCGGCGCCGCGCTGTCCACCGGCATCATCAACGTGATCCTGGTGTTCTTCCTCGTCGAGCTGTTCGACGCGACCGGCACGCTGATGGGCGTCGCGAACCGCGCGGGCCTGCTCGTCGAAGGCAAGATGAACCGCCTGAACAAGGCGCTGCTCGCCGACAGCACGGCGATCGTCGCGGGCTCGGTGCTCGGCACGTCGTCGACCACCGCGTATATCGAAAGCGCATCGGGCGTGCAGGCCGGCGGCCGCACGGGCATGACGGCGATCACCGTCGCGGTGCTGTTCCTCGCGTGCCTGTTCATCGCGCCGCTCGCCGGCGTCGTGCCGGGCTACGCAACGGCACCGGCGCTGCTGTACGTGTCGTGCCTGATGCTGCGCGAGATGGTCGATGTGCCCTGGGACGATGCGACGGAAGCCGTGCCGGCCGCGCTGACCGCGCTGCTGATGCCGTTCACGTACTCGATCGCGAACGGTGTCGCGTTCGGCTTCATCGCGTACGGCGGCCTCAAGCTGCTGACGGGCCAGGCCCGCACGGTCAAGCCGATCGTGTGGATCATCGCGGCCGTGTTCCTGTTCCGCTACTTCTATCTCGGCAGCGAATGA
- a CDS encoding DUF1488 domain-containing protein — protein sequence MQIHFTNEKPEYSGRDLMLGFTALVNGERVQCQITAEALEDHFGAASPRFEDMVGAFDQHRDRIEAAARRLLSETRAQCVTLRSGYVRFYEANWR from the coding sequence ATGCAGATCCATTTCACGAACGAGAAGCCTGAATATTCGGGGCGCGACCTGATGCTTGGGTTCACCGCGCTGGTCAATGGCGAGCGCGTCCAATGTCAGATCACCGCCGAGGCGCTGGAAGACCACTTCGGCGCGGCATCGCCGCGTTTCGAGGATATGGTCGGCGCATTCGACCAGCACCGCGATCGCATCGAGGCGGCTGCTCGGCGCCTGCTGTCGGAGACGCGCGCGCAATGCGTGACGCTGCGCAGCGGTTACGTTCGCTTCTACGAGGCGAACTGGCGCTGA
- a CDS encoding M24 family metallopeptidase: protein MADHHPLPEVHLDELPQFRAVQQLAYRCVETVGAMLYPGITEKEAARLLTEWLQDNGVHDWLHKPFAWFGDRTAFEGFSGLKHMGGFNLAFFPSSRQLETDMPVILDVAPVLDGIVADVGYAHCLGENPILEQLQDDLMDHRDMIVRLVKARRPMAEVAQEVDALCRRQGVEPRHKAYPFKVLAHRVAKIHKLSKPRFVARFGLNATRNLLLDQGRAAKQQGWSPLWSIDRRSEHAPVPGLWAVEPHLGFAGVGAKFEELLVITEDDAYWLDNDLPHVRRWQRRQAERAQAVATVPAAA, encoded by the coding sequence ATGGCCGACCACCACCCGCTGCCGGAAGTCCACCTCGACGAGCTGCCGCAATTCCGCGCGGTCCAGCAGCTTGCCTACCGCTGTGTCGAAACCGTCGGCGCGATGCTCTACCCCGGCATCACCGAAAAGGAAGCCGCGCGCCTGCTGACCGAATGGCTGCAGGACAACGGCGTGCACGACTGGCTGCACAAGCCGTTCGCGTGGTTCGGCGACCGCACCGCGTTCGAGGGCTTCTCGGGCCTCAAGCACATGGGCGGCTTCAATCTCGCGTTCTTCCCGAGCAGCCGGCAGCTCGAGACCGACATGCCGGTGATCCTCGACGTCGCGCCCGTGCTCGACGGCATCGTGGCCGACGTCGGCTACGCGCACTGCCTCGGCGAGAACCCGATCCTCGAGCAGTTGCAGGACGACCTGATGGACCACCGCGACATGATCGTGCGGCTCGTGAAGGCGCGCCGGCCGATGGCCGAGGTCGCGCAGGAAGTCGACGCGCTGTGCCGCCGCCAGGGCGTCGAGCCGCGCCACAAGGCCTATCCGTTCAAGGTGCTCGCGCATCGCGTCGCGAAGATCCACAAGCTGTCGAAGCCGCGCTTCGTCGCGCGTTTCGGGCTGAACGCGACGCGCAACCTGCTGCTCGACCAGGGCCGCGCGGCGAAGCAGCAGGGCTGGTCGCCGCTGTGGTCGATCGACCGCCGCTCCGAGCATGCGCCCGTGCCGGGCCTGTGGGCCGTCGAGCCGCATCTCGGCTTCGCCGGCGTCGGCGCGAAATTCGAGGAACTGCTCGTGATCACCGAAGACGACGCGTACTGGCTCGACAACGACCTGCCGCACGTGCGCCGCTGGCAGCGCCGCCAGGCCGAACGCGCACAGGCCGTCGCGACCGTGCCGGCCGCCGCCTGA
- a CDS encoding NfeD family protein, whose amino-acid sequence MRFQHHGPPPALAASDGHPSHPLSARVARAALFAALLVVCAAVAAPPPAAAPATAAAHPVIVIPINGAIGPASADFIVRSLDRAAREHAPLAILQLDTPGGLDSSMRQIIKAILGSPVPVAAFVAPSGARAASAGTYIVYASHFAAMAPGTNLGAASPVQIGVGGATPPGGNPAAPRAPPAGTPGASGTPGTTPAALPTDTQSTEIRKAMQDASAYIRGLAQLRGRNAEWGERAVREAVSLSANEARTQHVVDLIALDPADLARQLDGHSATTTAGTVRLATAHAPLVVVEPDWRSRFLSIIADPNVALILLTIGIYGLFFEFANPGFVLPGLVGTICLLIGLFAMQLLPISYAGLGLVLLGLGCLVAEAFLPTFGVLGFGGIVSFTIGALMLIDTDVPGYGIPWPVIGSLALGGGLLVAGVSSVALRARRRPVVTGAEAMVGSIGEVLDDGLCADQPHGAAGPAPSAAGWARVHGERWRVASSVPLAAGCRVRVTGRQGLMLTVAPLYDVPAQEQQHQGEPT is encoded by the coding sequence ATGCGCTTTCAACATCACGGGCCGCCGCCGGCGCTTGCCGCGTCCGACGGCCACCCCAGTCACCCGCTGTCCGCGCGGGTCGCACGCGCCGCACTGTTCGCGGCGCTGCTCGTCGTGTGCGCGGCCGTCGCCGCGCCGCCGCCCGCCGCTGCACCCGCAACCGCAGCCGCACACCCGGTCATCGTGATCCCCATCAACGGCGCGATCGGGCCGGCCAGCGCCGACTTCATCGTTCGCTCGCTCGACCGCGCCGCACGCGAGCACGCGCCGCTCGCGATCCTGCAACTCGACACGCCCGGCGGCCTCGACTCGTCGATGCGGCAGATCATCAAGGCCATCCTCGGCTCGCCGGTGCCGGTCGCCGCGTTCGTCGCGCCGAGCGGCGCGCGCGCCGCGAGCGCGGGCACCTACATCGTCTATGCGAGCCACTTCGCGGCGATGGCGCCCGGCACCAACCTCGGTGCGGCGTCGCCCGTGCAGATCGGCGTCGGCGGCGCCACGCCGCCGGGCGGGAACCCCGCTGCGCCACGAGCGCCGCCGGCCGGGACGCCGGGTGCATCAGGAACCCCGGGCACGACGCCGGCCGCGCTGCCGACCGACACGCAATCGACCGAGATCCGCAAGGCGATGCAGGACGCGTCGGCCTATATCCGCGGCCTCGCGCAGTTGCGCGGGCGCAATGCCGAATGGGGCGAACGCGCGGTGCGCGAAGCCGTCAGCCTGTCGGCGAACGAGGCGCGCACGCAGCACGTCGTCGACCTGATCGCGCTGGATCCGGCCGACCTCGCGCGCCAGCTCGACGGCCACAGCGCGACGACCACCGCCGGCACGGTACGGCTCGCGACCGCGCATGCGCCGCTCGTCGTGGTCGAGCCCGACTGGCGCAGCCGGTTCCTGTCGATCATCGCCGATCCGAACGTTGCGCTGATCCTGCTGACGATCGGCATCTACGGCCTCTTTTTCGAATTCGCGAACCCCGGCTTCGTGCTGCCGGGCCTCGTCGGCACGATCTGCCTGCTGATCGGGCTGTTCGCGATGCAGTTGCTGCCGATCAGCTATGCGGGCCTCGGCCTCGTGCTGCTCGGCCTGGGTTGCCTGGTCGCGGAGGCGTTCCTGCCGACCTTCGGCGTGCTCGGCTTCGGCGGGATCGTGTCGTTCACGATCGGCGCGCTGATGCTGATCGACACCGACGTGCCCGGCTACGGGATTCCGTGGCCCGTGATCGGGAGCCTCGCGCTCGGCGGCGGGCTGCTGGTCGCGGGCGTGTCGAGCGTTGCGCTGCGCGCGCGGCGGCGCCCGGTCGTGACCGGCGCCGAAGCGATGGTCGGCAGCATCGGCGAAGTGCTCGACGACGGCCTGTGCGCCGACCAGCCGCACGGCGCGGCCGGCCCCGCGCCATCGGCCGCGGGCTGGGCGCGCGTGCATGGCGAGCGCTGGCGCGTCGCGAGCAGCGTGCCGCTCGCCGCGGGCTGCCGCGTGCGCGTCACCGGCCGCCAGGGGCTGATGCTCACCGTCGCGCCGCTGTACGACGTGCCGGCGCAGGAACAACAACATCAAGGTGAACCAACATGA